From the genome of bacterium:
AAGCTACGCGGTCAAATACGCCTCGGCCTTCTACGGCCCGTTCAGGGACGCGGCGGAATCGGCGCCCAAGTTCGGCGACCGCAGGACTTATCAGATGGACCCGGCGAACGTCCGCGAGGCGGTCCGGGAGGCGAGGCTCGACGAAAAAGAGGGCGCCGACATTCTGATGATCAAGCCTGCGCTCGCCTATCTGGATGTGATTGCGAAGGTGCGCGAGGCGACCGACCTCCCGGTGGCCGCCTACAACGTGAGCGGCGAGTATTCGATGATCAAGGCGGCGGGCCAGAAGGGCTGGGTGGACGAAAAGGCCGTCATGATGGAGACGCTCTTGGCGATCCGCCGCGCGGGAGCGGACCTGATCGTGACGTACTTCGCGAAAGACGCAGCGAGGCTGATCTAGGCTACTTCGCCCTCTTCTTCATCCTCCCGGCCACCCCCGACGGCATCTCCACCTTCTTGTAGTCGGCCGGGATCTCGAAGAGATTTGCGGGCTGGGGCGCCGTGACGATGTTTTTCAAGACCATGCCGGAGTTGCCCGCACCCATGTTCCGGATCACGATGCCGTTCAGGTCCTTGGCCTTCCAAATCGTCGTTGTCGTCGGCCTGCCGGCGATCGTTCCCTTGATCAGGCACATGTCGGTCGGGTGCCCGTCGATGAGGTCTCCGGGAGAACAGTCCTGGGTCCATCCCGCCGGCACTTCGTTCACGATGGCGTGGTCCCAGGGCAAAGGCTGCTCCATGTAGGTCTTGTTCGGCATCAGCATCCACATGACCTTCCGGTCCAGCCGGCTGACGTTGGTCAGCGGCTGGGACATGCCTTGCATGGTCATCTCCATCCGGGTCGCCGTCTTGCTCATGTAGATCTTTCCCTGTCCGAAGACCTGGTCGCCCCTCACCATCTGAACGTCGGCGCTCAATTCCGGCAGGACCGCCGGCTGCGCTCCGGCGGAGGCGGCGGCGAGGAAGAAGGCGATCGAAAGAAGGATTCGTTTCATGATGTCTCCTGTAAAATTTGAAATCGACACTAGCACGAGGGCAAGGTTAAGGGAAAGAGGATGAACCGTCTCTTCCTGATCGACGCCTCGGGCTACATCTTCCGCGCCTACTACGCCATCCGGCCCCTCTCGAACTCGAAGGGACTGCCGACCAACGCGCTTTTCGGGTTCACCTCGATGCTCTTGAAGCTCCTCAAGGACGAGAAACCCGAAATGGTCGGTGTCGTCTTCGACGTCGCCCGCAAGACCTTCCGGAACGACAAGTACCCGGCCTACAAGGCGAACCGCGACGAGCCGCCGCCGGATCTCGTGCCGCAGTTCCCGTATTTTCGAAAAATCGTGAAGGCCCTGAATCTCCCCGTGCTGGAGCTCCCGAACTACGAGGCGGACGACGTCATCGGCACGATCGCAAAAAAATTCGAGAAGAAGGGCTGGGAGACGGTGATCGTTACTGGCGACAAGGACATCATGCAGCTGGTCGACGACAAGATCAGCGTCTACGATCCGATGAAAGACCGGGCCATCCGCGAGCCGGAGGTGATCGAGAAGTTCGGCGTGGGTCCCAAGCAGGTGACCGATATCCTGGGTCTGGCCGGCGATTCCTCCGACAACATCCCGGGCGTGCCGGGCATCGGCGAGAAGACGGCGACGAAGTTGATCCAGGAATACGGGAGCCTCGAGAATCTCCTGGAGAAATCCGGCGAGGTGAAGGGGAAGATGGGGGAAAGGCTCCGCGAGTTCGCGGAGCAGGCCCGGCTTTGCAAGGAGCTGGCCACGATCGTCACGGACGTGCCCCTCGAATACGACCTGAAGGACTTCAGGCCCAAGGAACCGGACCAGGCGGCCTTGAAGGAGCTGTTCGAGGAGCTGGAGTTCCGGAAATTCCTGGGCGAACTGGCGCCCCAAAAGACGCTCTCCACGCACCGCTACGCGTCCGTCCTGACGCCGGAAGCGTTAAGGAATCTGGCGGAGGGATTGAAAGCCTCCGCGGGCTTCGCCTTCGACACGGAGACGACATCCCTCGACACGATGCGAGCAAAGCTCGTCGGGGTCTCGATCTCGCATGAGACGGGGGAGGCCTTCTACATCCCCGTCGGGCACGTCTACCTCGGGGCCCCGGAGCAGTTGACCTGGGACGAGGTCCGGCCCGTTTTGAGACCGATCCTGGAAGATCCGAGGATCCCCAAGTTCGCGCAGAACGCCAAGTACGATTACGAGGTGTTGAGGCGTCACGGGGTGACCGTGCAGGGCCTGCAGGACGACACCCTGATCGCCTCTTACCTTTTGAATCCCGATGGATCCCACAATCTCGATCAATTGGCCCAGGAGCACCTGGGGCACAAGACGACCACTTTCAAGGAGGTGGTCGGGACGGGCAAGAAGGAGAAGAGTTTTTCGGAGGTCGAGGTCGACGTGGCGCGCGATTACTCCTGCGAGGACGCCGACGTGACGTTCCGGCTGCGGCACCTCCTGGTCCCGAGGCTCCAAGGCGAAGGGCTGGAGACGCTCTACCGAGAGGTCGAAATGCCGCTGGTTCTGGTCCTGGCCCGGATGGAGATGAACGGGGTGAAGATCGACGTGCCGCGTCTCCGGAAGACGTCCGCCGAGTACGAGACCAAGCTCAAAGGCATCGAGAGGGCGGTCCACGCGGCGGCGGGCGGGGAGTTCAACCTCAATTCGACCAAGCAGCTCGCCCAGGTCCTGTTCGAGAAGTTGAAACTCCCGTCGGTCCGGCGCACGAAGACCGGTTATTCGACCGACGTCGACGTCTTGACCGAGCTTGGCCAAAAGCACGAGGTCCCGAAACTCCTCTTGGAGTACCGCATCCTCTCGAAGCTCAAGTCCACGTATTTGGACGCGCTCGCGGACCTCGTGAACCCGGAAACGGGACGCATCCACACGTCGTTCAACCAGACGGTGGCGGCCACGGGGCGGCTCTCCTCCTCGGACCCGAACCTTCAGAACATCCCCATCCGGACGGAGGAGGGGAGGAAGATCCGCGAGGCGTTCATCCCGGAAGACGGCAACGTCCTCATTTCCGCGGACTACTCGCAGATCGAGCTGCGGATCCTCGCGCACATGTCGGGGGACGCGACGCTGGTCAAGGCCTTTGCGGAGGACAAGGACATCCACGCCGCGACCGCGGCCGGAATCTTCGGAGCGGCGGAAGCCGGCCTGACCAAGGCGCAGCGCTCCGTCGGCAAGACGGTCAATTTTGCCGTCCTCTACGGCCAGGGGGCCTTCGGGCTTTCGCAGCAGCTGGGGATCGAGGTCGCGGAGGCGGAGAACTACATCCGGAACTACTACGCGCAATTCGCGAGCGTGGCGGCTTACAAGGAACAGGTCCTCGCGGAGGCGCGGAAGAACAAGCTCGTCCGGACGCTCTTCGGCCGCCTGCGGCGGTTTCCGGACCTCGAAAGCCCCAATGCGAATGTGCGGGCCATGTGGGAGCGCACGGCCTTCAACACGGTCTTCCAGGGGACGGCGGCCGACCTGATCAAGAAGGCGATGATCGTGATCCAGGCGCGGATCGAAAAGGAATTCCCCGGGGCGATGATGCTGATCCAGGTCCACGACGAGCTGGTCTTCGAGGCCCCGAAGTCGGAGGAACAGGCGTTCTCCGCCATGGTGAAGAGGGAGATGGAAGGGGTCGCCGCGCTCAAGGTGCCCCTCAAGGTCGACGTGGGCTCCGGACCCAATTGGGGAGAGGCGCATTAGGAGTCGCCCCCTAGCAACTCGTTGATGGGAGAGGCCGATCTCCTTATAATAAGCCCTATGCCCATAAGCTCCGTTTTCAAGCATTTGGCCGTGTTGGTCGCCATTGGTTCCCTCTGGG
Proteins encoded in this window:
- the polA gene encoding DNA polymerase I; translated protein: MNRLFLIDASGYIFRAYYAIRPLSNSKGLPTNALFGFTSMLLKLLKDEKPEMVGVVFDVARKTFRNDKYPAYKANRDEPPPDLVPQFPYFRKIVKALNLPVLELPNYEADDVIGTIAKKFEKKGWETVIVTGDKDIMQLVDDKISVYDPMKDRAIREPEVIEKFGVGPKQVTDILGLAGDSSDNIPGVPGIGEKTATKLIQEYGSLENLLEKSGEVKGKMGERLREFAEQARLCKELATIVTDVPLEYDLKDFRPKEPDQAALKELFEELEFRKFLGELAPQKTLSTHRYASVLTPEALRNLAEGLKASAGFAFDTETTSLDTMRAKLVGVSISHETGEAFYIPVGHVYLGAPEQLTWDEVRPVLRPILEDPRIPKFAQNAKYDYEVLRRHGVTVQGLQDDTLIASYLLNPDGSHNLDQLAQEHLGHKTTTFKEVVGTGKKEKSFSEVEVDVARDYSCEDADVTFRLRHLLVPRLQGEGLETLYREVEMPLVLVLARMEMNGVKIDVPRLRKTSAEYETKLKGIERAVHAAAGGEFNLNSTKQLAQVLFEKLKLPSVRRTKTGYSTDVDVLTELGQKHEVPKLLLEYRILSKLKSTYLDALADLVNPETGRIHTSFNQTVAATGRLSSSDPNLQNIPIRTEEGRKIREAFIPEDGNVLISADYSQIELRILAHMSGDATLVKAFAEDKDIHAATAAGIFGAAEAGLTKAQRSVGKTVNFAVLYGQGAFGLSQQLGIEVAEAENYIRNYYAQFASVAAYKEQVLAEARKNKLVRTLFGRLRRFPDLESPNANVRAMWERTAFNTVFQGTAADLIKKAMIVIQARIEKEFPGAMMLIQVHDELVFEAPKSEEQAFSAMVKREMEGVAALKVPLKVDVGSGPNWGEAH
- the hemB gene encoding porphobilinogen synthase, whose translation is SGAYEADGIAQRAVKAIKDKAPDLIVITDVCLCEYMSHGHCGMVENGKILNDPSLELLTRTAVSHAEAGADIVAPSDMMDGRVAAIRRGLDDAGFSGTSILSYAVKYASAFYGPFRDAAESAPKFGDRRTYQMDPANVREAVREARLDEKEGADILMIKPALAYLDVIAKVREATDLPVAAYNVSGEYSMIKAAGQKGWVDEKAVMMETLLAIRRAGADLIVTYFAKDAARLI